The window aatactTTATACGGATTATTAAGCAGATGAATTTTATTGGATAATTGATATTTTGTCGACTAAAAAAAATACGATCTTTAATACTAAAAAAGATATTTACAGAGTGTTGTCGTATTAAGTTTTTACCCCACAAAACGACGAATAAGAAACCCATATCGAAAAAGGAAAGACgaataaaaactttttatttcaacaattttttcttcttattatatattaggTGAAAAGAAAAGGACCTATCTTACCGgataaagttaaaaattaaaattaaaattttgatatggTTACTGTTACAGATCCCATAACTAgttcattaaatatatatcagTTTCAGGAAAAGGTAAAGATGCAATAGATTTTTCAGTTTACACGTTATGTGATATGTTAAGAAAATTCCAtacatcccaaaaaaaaaacacaccaatATACCATGTCAATTActacttgtttttttcttatccaCCAATATATCTTATAggataaaaatttataaaatagtgtttATGGAAACTTAGGAAACAAAACTCATCATTACCTTTTTCTATAAGCTAATTGATTAGTTTGTaggaaaaaaggtaaaagaatTGAGTAAAAACAGAGACGAAGatggtaattttttaaaagaaaggaaaaaacaaaagaggggCCCACAAAAGCGGCCCAATTAGTGGCTTCAcgcacaaacacacacacacacacacaccgtCACATATACTCtacacaacaacacaacacaGCTTTGAATCCAtctgtcttctctctcttcttcattcgCAATTATGAtaatgtgaaagaagaagaagaagaagaagaagaagaagagacgaacaTATCTTCGCACCTCAgcaaagatccaaaaaaaactcactcccatcgattctctctttttttagcCTTTTCGTCTTCTCCCGATACGAAGAAACCGCGTTGAGCTTTTGCTTTGACTCCTCCCTCCTCTCAGGTTTTATCTTCAAAGGCTTTTTGAGCTCCCAGATCTGGTGTCACTGTCTTCTCACAGGTACGTTTCAGTGAGTTCAATTGATGAATTTAGCTCTTAGGTATCGAGATCTATTTGTTATATCAAGATCAGTAGATTCAACTTTGTTTTTGCTACTGTGAAGGGATTACAAGAGAGATGGGGAAAAAAGCTAAATGGTTTTCAAGTGTTAAGAAAGCTTTCAGCCCAGATTCAAAGGTCTAAacttttgtgaatttggtttttatatatgtgttaGATGTTGCTAATAGTGTTTTATTAACatgtttgatgtttttgttatcaGAAGTCGAAACAAAAATTGGCTGAGGGCCAAAATGGTGTGATCTCTAATCCTCCTGCGGTGAATAATGCCAgtcaatcttcttctcctcctcctcctcctcctcgtgaGGTGAGAGTAGCTGAAGTGATTGTTGAACGTAACAGGGATCTTTCCCCTCCTTCTACGGCAGATGTTGTGAGTGTTACAGCCACTGATATCCCTGTAGCTCCGTCTTCATCTGCTCCTGAGGTCGTTCGTCGTGTTAAACCTACTCGATTTGCCGGGAAGTCTAACGAAGAAGCAGCTGCTATCTTGATTCAGACTATCTTTAGAGGCTATTTGGTATGTATAGTATTCCCATTCTTGAATTTGCTTGATATGGTGTTTGTACAAGAATCTTGGTAGTGTTCAAAGAAAGCTGCTTTTGTTGAGTAGAGAAACTTATCTTGTGTAATATTGAAATACTAGGCAAGAAGAGCACTGCGGGCGATGAGGGGTTTGGTCAGGCTTAAGTTATTGATGGAAGGTTCTGTTGTTAAACGTCAAGCTGCAAATACTCTAAAATGTATGCAGACTCTCTCTCGTGTACAGTCACAGATTCGAGCTAGGAGAATCAGGATGTCTGAAGAGAATCAAGCTCGCCAGAAACAACTCCTTCAGAAGCATGCCAAAGAGTTAGCTGGCTTGAAGGTCTGTCTCTCTCACAatcatctgattttgttttcttccttttactcaaaaagtttctttctttgttctgGCTGAGAAATGCtaagaagaaagaacaattGATTTCTTTTACCTAGCAGTCAgttggtatatatatagtttgtagGATGGTTTCCGAGTACTAGTTTGGAAAGAGTTAATAGTCGTAGTTCAGTTTCCTGAGCATTTTattcattatatttaaaactgATGCTTACACAATTAATCAGTTACATACTCtatgaatttttggtttgatttgcgTATTGCTAAGAGTTTTCTCTGTGTCTTACTGTCGCTGATCTCAGAACGGGGATAACTGGAATGATAGCATTCAATCAAAGGAAAAAGTTGAAGCAAATTTGCTAAGCAAGTACGAGGCAACAATGAGAAGAGAAAGGGCATTGGCTTATGCATACTCTCATCAGGTATTACCTAATACTGAACCTCTCGAATGATACATCGAAGTTGAATCTGTGGTTCATTTGAATGTTGTAAtgattatatatgttcatgttTGCAGCAAAACTGGAAGAACAACTCTAAATCTGGAAACCCGATGTTCATGGATCCAAGCAACCCGACATGGGGTTGGAGCTGGTTAGAGAGATGGATGGCTGGTCGTCCACTAGAGAGTtcagagaaagaacaaaacagcaACAACGACAATGCCGCCGCCTCGGTCAAGGGCTCTATTAACCGCAACGAAGCTTCAAAATCTTTAACCCGGAATGGCTCAACTCAACCAAACACACCATCATCCGCAAGAGGGAccccaagaaacaaaaacggtTTCTTCTCTCCTCCAACTCCCTCAAGGCTAAACCAATCATCGAGAAAATCCAACAACGACGACGACGCCAAAAGCACAATCTCGGTCCTGTCTGAAAGGAACCGCAGACACAGCATAGCTGGTTCATCAGTTAGAGACGACGAAAGCCTTGCTGGCTCACCGGCTCTCCCAAGCTACATGGTTCCAACAAAATCAGCTAGAGCCAGGCTCAAGCCGCAAAGCCCATCAGGTGGTACCACACAGGAAAACGATGGGTTCACGGACAAGGGATCTGCTAAGAAAAGGCTGTCGTATCCGGCTTCACCTGCATTGCCTAAACCACGGAGATTCTCAGCTCCGCCCAAGGTGGAGAGTGGCGGTGTTGCGGTTACCAACGGAGGAGGCAGCTGAGGTATTTAATATTGGGTTTGatctattaaatatatttattattttcccaCTTAAAGGATGCGTCCGAGATTGTTGTCAGAGTTATGTGTTCCCTTCATTTGGTCATTCATTTGTgcagttgtaacttgtaagcgTCGTCAGTCATTTATTTTtgctacaataaattttattattcgACGATAAGGTTTaccttttaaatttgtgttctCTACTTTCGTTTaatattattggaaaaaaatctTGAGTGTTAATTAATTGGAATCTGAGGTTGTAGTTTATATATGCTTAGTATCCtaataaatatttgtatcagTTCTTATAATAGCTTTATAATAATAACTTGTAATCGTAAACATCATTCAGAATATATCCCTTCTAAATATTCTTTGAAATATACTAGGCGAGAAATCAAATATTCTTAGAAGAATATTGAACTTagcaagaaaccaaacaaaaccgtAATACTCCGGACGATATAGAGAGTTTTGACCTTTTATTACAAGAATGACCGGCTTTGACTCACAGAACCGACAATTTTGCTGAACCGTCAATTTTTGTCGAACCgacattattttttataaaaaaaaaggaaatatactACTTACCAAACCGACTTCTTGCCCACGCAAAAaccagaagaaaacaaatcaaattaaaacaatgctgcagagtttttttttaatttttttttttatttctctcccTCGAAGAACCCTAAACCCATTCCCCAATTCGATCGAGAGACTCGATAAATCTAAGATTTTATTGGGATTTATTAATCCGTGAATtatggtgagttttttttttttggtctgttCTTGTTTCCGTTTAAGCTGGattaatatatttctctctTTGAACAATTAGAGGAGTATCGTGAAATTTTTAGTCAGGAATTTTCGTTTGTTAATCGAATTAAACTGTAAAATTTACAGCTGAAACGACGTTGAAAACACCTAAGAATCTCGAATCTAGATGTGTTTGATGATGGTTTTAACCAGGAACCGTTTGTTGTCTTAGTGTTCTGTTTCGGCCACAACAAAAATTGGATACAGAGATGGGTCTTATATGTGGTTCTGTGATATCAATTGAGAGTGTTTCTTAATCTATGATTTCCAAAGCTAAAGTGTGTTCCTTTTTGTTGTGGCTACACAGGCTACGCCAATGATCGCAGGTGCTGCTGTAGCTGCAGCTGCTTATGCTGGTAGATATGGTATATTGGCTTGGCAAGCTTTCAAATCCAGGCCACGTGTGCCTAGAATGCGCAGGTTTTATGAAGGTGGTTTCCAAAGTGCTATGACACGCCGAGAAGCTGCTCTCATTCTTGGAGTTAGGTGCGTCCCTTTCTTGAACCTgcttcatctttttttgttttgatactCAAAATTGAACTGGTCCCTCTGACTGTGATTCATAAATAAAGGCTGATACCCTTGAGAACCGTGGTTGTAGTTAATAGATCCAACATATGCAGTAGGTATTGGAAATCGCCAATCAGATGTTGTGTGTTGAGTTCGAAAATCTGTTTGTAGAGTTGTTCTGCAAGTTATTAGGGCTCAAATCTTATTGATTCAACACTGCTCAGATCAAAGCAAACTCCATAGTTTATGTTCTTGAGTCACTGTTGGTCGTTTAGGAGTTTTAAATGATGAAAGGATTGACTGAGTTTTGTGTGGTGGAACAGGGAAAGTGTTGTTGCAGAGAAGGTGAAGGAAGCTCACCGGAGAGTAATGGTTGCAAACCACCCGGACGCTGGAGGCAGTCACTATCTGGCTTCTAAGATTAATGAAGCCAAAGAGATGATGCTTGGGAAATCCAAAAACACCGGTTCTGCCTTTTGATTGTCATGTTTTTTGATACGAACCCAACGAAAAGTATGTATTTTTACCATTGGTTTTGTTATGAAAGTGATGATATGATCTCTTATTGCTGTTGCTGATGTATATCATTCTTGAATGATTCCAAACAAACTCATTTGATAAATACAAAGAAATACAAACGCCAAACTAAGGAGATTACCACAATGAAGTAATCACTTAAAATCATAAGAGTAAACGTTCACTAAAAGATTACCacaacaaagtaaaataaaaagtcCCATTGTTGATCAATAACAATAAGTGACGATAACagagtttaaaaagaaaagggaagtaGGATCAAATCCATCAACGGTGAACACTTGTTTAGACCATTGAACGAACCCCCAAAGCTCATTCAAACCACGTCTCTCAAACAAAATCTCAGCACACGAAATATGCGTTTCACATTCCTCGGTCGAATCCTCCTCCTGCAACTCCAAAAACTCTGTCAACGACTTCCACCAAACTGTGACTCGTCCTCCTCCTCTGCCGCCGCCGGATATCGCCACAGCAACAAAATGATGAGAGGAGAGTTCTTCAAGCCCATTAACCCCAACACTAACAAAACGTTGCTTTGGTTCACGCCACAATAGATTCCCACCAGAAACCGAGATTAGGCAAAACACACTCTCAATCTCAAGTAAGCAAACATTGGTCTTCAAGTTAAGCTTCAAACCATCCAAGCCATAGACCTTTCcctcaataaaaataaacatattctTCCGAACGGTGAAATCTAGTGGTTTGGGGGACTCCCAAGTATTGGTCTTTGGATCATAAACCTCCTCACATTCCTTGGACCTGCAGCCTCCCATCACGTGGATCTTACCGTTATCTTCATTCACATCCGCGGCTGCAGCAGCTCGAGGTAAGTGCATTTTGCGGATTCTACGCCATTGATGAGATCGACAATCGAAAACGAACactcttctgcttctttttcCGTTGACGAAGCCTCCGATAACGTAAATCTCCGAACCGGTTGAGACAACGGTCGGGGATTGAGGGTACTGTTATTGCTGAGGAAACCAAGGGATGGGTTTCAATCTCCGTTCGGGAATCGGGGAAACTGTGAACCAGCAAGGGTTAG is drawn from Camelina sativa cultivar DH55 chromosome 8, Cs, whole genome shotgun sequence and contains these coding sequences:
- the LOC104708839 gene encoding protein IQ-DOMAIN 1-like gives rise to the protein MGKKAKWFSSVKKAFSPDSKKSKQKLAEGQNGVISNPPAVNNASQSSSPPPPPPREVRVAEVIVERNRDLSPPSTADVVSVTATDIPVAPSSSAPEVVRRVKPTRFAGKSNEEAAAILIQTIFRGYLARRALRAMRGLVRLKLLMEGSVVKRQAANTLKCMQTLSRVQSQIRARRIRMSEENQARQKQLLQKHAKELAGLKNGDNWNDSIQSKEKVEANLLSKYEATMRRERALAYAYSHQQNWKNNSKSGNPMFMDPSNPTWGWSWLERWMAGRPLESSEKEQNSNNDNAAASVKGSINRNEASKSLTRNGSTQPNTPSSARGTPRNKNGFFSPPTPSRLNQSSRKSNNDDDAKSTISVLSERNRRHSIAGSSVRDDESLAGSPALPSYMVPTKSARARLKPQSPSGGTTQENDGFTDKGSAKKRLSYPASPALPKPRRFSAPPKVESGGVAVTNGGGS
- the LOC104708840 gene encoding mitochondrial import inner membrane translocase subunit TIM14-3-like codes for the protein MATPMIAGAAVAAAAYAGRYGILAWQAFKSRPRVPRMRRFYEGGFQSAMTRREAALILGVRESVVAEKVKEAHRRVMVANHPDAGGSHYLASKINEAKEMMLGKSKNTGSAF
- the LOC104708841 gene encoding LOW QUALITY PROTEIN: F-box/kelch-repeat protein At5g03020 (The sequence of the model RefSeq protein was modified relative to this genomic sequence to represent the inferred CDS: substituted 1 base at 1 genomic stop codon); the protein is MRRLLRSDDGTRPSPTSFSSLPDDVALNCLARISRFHYPTLSLVSKGFRSLLASPELEATRSFIGSPENHLCVCLKLNNNPNPCWFTVSPIPERRLKPIPWFPQQXQYPQSPTVVSTGSEIYVIGGFVNGKRSRRVFVFDCRSHQWRRIRKMHLPRAAAAADVNEDNGKIHVMGGCRSKECEEVYDPKTNTWESPKPLDFTVRKNMFIFIEGKVYGLDGLKLNLKTNVCLLEIESVFCLISVSGGNLLWREPKQRFVSVGVNGLEELSSHHFVAVAISGGGRGGGRVTVWWKSLTEFLELQEEDSTEECETHISCAEILFERRGLNELWGFVQWSKQVFTVDGFDPTSLFFLNSVIVTYCY